The nucleotide window ACCCCGCCAGTACTCGGCCTTGGCCAGGTAGGCGACCTTGCGCGGCGCCACCAGCGGGATGCCGATGCTGTCGATGAAGGACAGGTGGTTGCTGGCCAGGATCACCGGCCCGGTGAGCGGCACGTTCTCGCGGCCGATGACCGCCGGCCGGAACACCACGTAGACCAGCGGCCGCAGCACGAACCGCACCAGCAGGTAGAACACCGCGCCGTCGTCCCCCGTCCCGTGCCGCCCCCGCTCCGGTGCGGGGTCCGGTCGATCCTGCCCGACGCGCGCCGCACCGGGCGCGGCGGGGGACCGGCCTCAGGCCGGGTGGGCCGGTGGCGACGCGTCGTGCAGGATCTCGCGGACGTCGTCGGGCAGCGGGCTGCGCCCGCTGGCCGAGTCGATGATCAGCACGGCGACGTCGCGCACCTTGCGGTGGGTGTGGCTGGACATGTGCGCCAGGAGGTCGAAGGCGACCTGGTCGCCGCAGCTCATCAGCACCATCAGGATGCCCTTGGCCTGCTCGATGGCGGCCCGGCTGGCCATCGCGCTGCGCAGCTGCTCCACCTCGGTCCGCAGCTGCTCGAGGTCCTCGTCCTGGGTCGGGGCGGGCCGCCCGTCGGTGAGATCGACGGCGAGCCCGGACAGCGCCAGGACGGCGCCGGAGGCGTCGAGGTCCGGCTCGCAGACCAGCAGCAGCGAGCGGACGGCGCCGTCGGCCCGTCGGACCCGGTGCTCACGGGCGAAGGGCGTGCCGGTGCTGCCGGCGGCCAGCAGCGCCTCGCGCAGTGCGGCGCGGCCGTCCTCGGGGACGTGGGAGAGCAGCAGCTGCAGGCTCGGCCGCGCCGACCCGACCGGGACGCCGAGGAGGTCGAACAGCTCGGGCGACCACCACCACTGCTCGGTGGTGAGGTCGAGGCGGAAACGGCCGGCCACCCGGTTCGGGGTGCCCGGTGCGGGCGTGGCCCGGTGCACCCGTCCGGAAGTGGGGGAGGGCGTGGCCGCGCCGGCGGGACGCGGGAGTGCGGAGGTGGAGGACATCGAGGTGTGACCGATCTCTGCTGACGCCCCGGCTTCTCAGGGGGGCCGCCGAGCCGTGCGCTCGACTGCGACGGCCCATCGGCCCCTCGGGGTCGACCGCTCCAGTGATCGCCAAGTTACCGCCGGACGTCGGTGCGTGCACGTGCTCTCGGGAGGGGCGACCCGGCCCCGCACGGACAGGACGGTCGGCGTCTGCCCGGTGACCGACAGTGGTCAGCGGCGCAGCCGGCCGGCCGCGGCGACCGCCGCCGCCGTGGTCCACACCGCCCGGGAGAGGCGGACCGCCCGGACGACGTCCCCGCGCACGGGCGGGCGGCCGTCGCCGAGCACGGGCCGCTCCTCCACCCGGGTGCCGTAGACGTTGCGGCCGCCCAGCCGCAGGTCGAGCGCGCCGGCCAGCGACGCCTCGCAGCGCCCCGCGTTCGGGCTCGGGTGGGCGGCCCCGTCGCGCCGCCACACCCGCCAGGCGCCGGCCGGTGAGCCGCCCGCCAGCGGCGCGGTCAACACGGTGAGGACGGCGGTGAGCCGGGCCGGCACCCAGTTGACGACGTCGTCGAGCCGGGCCGAGGCCCAGCCGAACCGGGCGTACCGCGGTGACCGGTACCCGACCATCGCGTCCAGGGTGTTGACCGCCCGGTAGCCCAGCAGCCCGGGCAGGCCCGCGACGGCTCCCCAGAACAGCGGCGCGACCGCGGCGTCGGAGGTGTTCTCCGCGACCGACTCCACCGTGGCCCGCACCAGCTCGGCCTCGCCCAGACCGCTCGGGTCCCGGCCGGCCAGGGTGGACAGGTGCGCGCGGGCGGCGGGCAGGTCGCCGGCGGACAGGTGCTGCTCCATGGTGGCCGCGGCCCGGCCCAGCGAGGTGCCGCCGAGCACCGCCCAGGTGGCCAGCGCGGTCAACGCCGTCCGGGCCCCCGGCCGGTCCACCGTCAGCCGGGACGCAGCCAGCCCCAGCGCGACCGCCGTCCCGACGCAGACGCCGGTGTAGGTGACGCCCGCGGCACGGGAGTCGCGCCACATGCGGCGCTCCAGGGCGGCGGCGGCCTGGCCGAACCCGGCGACCGGGTGGCCGCGCCGGGGGTCGGCGAGCAGCAGGTCGGCGACGGCGCCGAGGGCCAGGCCGGCGGCGGTCGACAGCCCTCGGGCGGCGGCAGTGGACATCGGCGGCCACGGTAGGGCAGCCGCGCGACCCTAGGATCAGCGGTCATGCGCCTGCCCGGCCGTTACGACGGCGTCGCCCGCCCGATCGTCACCTACGGCAGCAACCCCGTGCTGCACCGCCCGTGTGCACCGGTCACCGAGTTCGACCGCGACCTGCGGCACCTCGTGCTGGACATGTTCGCCAGCATGGCCGCCGCCGACGGCGTGGGGCTGGCGGCCAACCAGATCGGCGTGGACGCCCGCGTGTTCGTCATCGACTGCCCGGACGCCGACGGTGAGGACGTCGTCGGCCTGGTGGTCAACCCGGTGCTGACGGTCCTCGACCCGGTGGACGGCGAGCCCGCGGTGGAGGTCACCGAGGAGGGCTGCCTGTCGGTGCCCGGCCCCTACGCCGAGCTGGAGCGTGCCTTCCGCGCCCGGGTCGACGGCGTCGACGTGCACGGCGACCCGGTGTCGATCGAGGCGACCGGCATGGCGGCCCGCTGCCTGCAGCACGAGGTCGACCACCTGAACGGCACGGTCTACGTCGACCTGCTGCCCGCCGAGCAGCGCGAGCTGCTGCTGGCCGAGGCCGCCGGCCCCGAGGGCGAGCTGCCCGCGTGAGCAGCCTGGTCCCCATCCGCCCCCGGTCCCGGGCATGAGCGCGCCGGAGGGGTGGACCGTCACGGTCGTCGGCATCGGCGCCGACGGGTGGGACGGGCTGTCCCCGGCGGCCCGGCGGGCGGTCGAGGGCGCCGAGGTGCTGCGCGGCAGCGGCCGCCAGCTGTCCCTGGTCCCGGAAGGCGTCGCCGCCGAGCGGGTGCCCTGGCCCTCCCCGATGGCGGTGGCGGTGCGCGAGCTGCCCGAGGCGCACCCCGGCCGCCGCGTCGTCGTCCTGGCCAGTGGTGACCCGATGTACTCCGGGATCGGCACCACGCTGGTGCGCTGGTTCGGCGCGGCGGCGGTCGACGTCGTCCCGCACCCGTCCTCGGTGACCTGGGCGTGCTCCCGGATGGGCTGGTCGGTCGAGGAGACCACCGTCGTCTCGGTGGTCTGGAAGCCGGTCGAGCTGCTGGCCGCCCAGGTGTCCCCGGGCCGCCGGCTGCTGGTGCTCGGCGCCGACGGCACCACCCCCGCCGAGGTCGCCCGCCGGCTCACCGACTGGGGGTACGGCGCCAGCCGGCTCACCGCGCTGTCCCAGCTCGGCGGCCCCACCGAGCAGCGGGCCACCGGGACGGCGGCCGCCTGGCCGCACGCGCAGACCGACCCGCTCACGATCACCGCGGTCGAGGCGGTCGCCGACCCCGGCACCGTGCCGCTGTCCACCGTCCCGGGGCTGCCCGACGACGCGTACCGCAACGACGGGCAGCTGACCAAGCGCGACGTCCGCGCGGTGACGCTGTCGCGGCTGGTGCCGCTGCCCGGTCAGCTGCTCTGGGACGTCGGCGCCGGCGCGGGCTCGATCGGCATCGAGTGGATGCGGGTGCACCCCTCGTGCCGCGCGGTCGCCGTCGAGTCCGACCCCGAGCGTGCGCACCGGATCGGGCAGAACGCCGCCCGGCTCGGCGTCCCGGGCCTGCAGGTGGTGCGCGGCCGGGCACCGGAGGCCCTCGGTGACCTGCCCGCCCCGGACGCGGTCTTCGTCGGTGGCGGCGCGACCGTCCCCGGCGTGCTGGAGAACTGCTGGGACGCCCTGCTCCCCGGTGGCCGGCTCGTGGTGAACGCGGTGACCGTGGAGAGCGAGGGCGTGCTCGCGCAGTGGCAGACGCGGGTCGGCGGCTCACTGACCCGGTTGCAGGTGGCGCAGGCCGCCCCGGTCGGCGGCTTCACCGGCTGGCGGCCGGCCATGCCCGTGACGATCTGGAGCGTGACCCGGTGACCGTGCACTTCATCGGCGCCGGCCCCGGCGCGGCCGACCTGGTCACCGTGCGGGCGGCCCTGCTGATCGCGTCGGCGCCCGTCTGCCTCTACGCCGGGGCGCTGGTGCCGCGCGAGCTGCTGGACACCGCCCCCGCCGGCGCCCGGCTCGTCGACACCGCCGACCTCGACCTGGACCAGATCACCGCGGAGCTGGTCACCGCGCACGCCGCCGGCCTGGACGTCGCCCGGCTGCACTCCGGCGACCCGTCGGTCTACAGCGCGATGGCCGAGCAGATGCGCCGGCTCGACGCCGCCGGGGTGCCCTACGACGTCGTCCCGGGGGTGCCGGCGTTCGCCGCCGCGGCCGCCTCGCTCAAGCGCGAGCTGACCGTGCCGGGGGTGGCGCAGACCGTCGTCCTCACCCGGACGTCGGCGCGGTCCACGCCGATGCCGCCGGGGGAGGAGTTGGCCGGCTACGCCGCCACCGGCGCCACGCTGGTGCTGCACCTGGCCGTGCAGCGCCTGGACGTCCTGGCTCCCGAGCTGGCCGCCCACTACGGCGCGGACTGCCCGGTGGCGGTGGTCGCCAGGGCCAGCCGGGACGACGAGCTGGTGCTGCGCGGCACGCTGGCCGACATCGCCGCGCAGGTGGCCGAGGCCGGCGTCCGGCGCACGGCGGTCGTGATCGTCGGCCGCGCGCTCACCGCGGACCAGTTCCCCGACAGCCACCTGTACTCGACGACCCGGGACCGCCTGAGTGGAGTGGATACGTCGGCGTGAGCGCGACGGGTCCACTCCGCCTAGGCGCGGCCGACGATGACGCCGGCGCGGTCGATGACCACGACGTCGACCTCGACCGGGGCGCCGAGCAGCACGCCCTCGGCGGTGCGCCGCGCGCCGGCGGCGACCAGGTCGCCCAGCGGGAGGCCGGCGGCCTGGCTCTGCCGCAGCGCGTCCAGGGCGGTGTTGGCCTCGCGGACGCCCTCGACCAGCGCCGCGTCGCCCCCGGCGCCGGCGACCAGGTCGGCCAGCGCGGCGAAGGAGACCTGCGAGCGGCCGGAGTGCAGGTCCAGGTGGCCCTCGGCGAGCTTGGCCAGCTTGCCGATGCCGCCGGCCACGGTCAGCCGCGGCACCGGGTGGCGGCGCAGGTACTTCAGCACCGCGCCGGCGAAGTCGCCCATGTCGAGCAGGGCGTCCTCGGGCAGGTCGTAGAGCTCCTGGGCGACCCGCTCGCTGGTCGACCCGGTGGCCCCGGCCACGTGCTCGCGCCCCGCGGCCCGGGCGACGTCGATGCCGCGGCGGATCGAGTCGATCCACGACGAGCAGGAGTACGGGACGACGACCCCCGTGGTCCCGAGGACCGACAGCCCGCCGAGGATGCCCAGCCGCGGGTTCCAGGTCTTGCGCGCCAGCTCGGCACCGTCGGCGATGGAGATCTCGACGAGCACGTCGCCGGTGCCACCGTGCCGGGCGGCGACCGCGGCGACGTGCGCGCTCATGAACTGCCGCGGCATCGGGTTGATCGCCGGCTCGCCGACGGCCAGCGGCAGGCCGGGCTTGGTCACCGTGCCCACGCCCTCGCCGGCCCGGAAGACCACGCCGCTGCCCGGCTCGCCGAGCACCACCCGGGCGGAGACCAGCGCGCCGTGGGTGACGTCGGGGTCGTCACCGGCGTCCTTGACGATGCCGACGGTGGCCTCGCCTGCGCCGAGGGACTCCCGGGCGAGCGCGAAGGCCGGGTGATTGTCGTGCGGCAGGTCGATGGTCACCGGGTCGGGGAACTCGCCGGTGAGGAGTGCGGTGTAGGCCGCGGTGGTGGCCGCGGTCGCGCAGGCGCCCGTCGTCCAGCCGTGCCGCAGCCCCGCGCTGCCGTCCCTGCTCACCCGTGCTCCTCGCTGGCGCTGGTCGCCCGCCTCCGCGGGGCTGCGGTGCCCCCTGATGAGCTCGCGAGCCCGCTCATCCTGCCCATGGTGCACGCGTGACCGGCCAGGTGGTGGTGCTGGGCGGCACCGGCGAGGCCCGGGCACTCGCCGCGGCGCTGCTGGCCGAGGGTGTGGACGTGCTCTCCAGCCTCGCCGGGCGCACCGCCGACCCGGTGCTGCCGGAGGGGCCGGTGCGGGTCGGCGGGTTCGGCGGTGCCGAAGGACTGGCCGCGTGGCTGGCCGAGCACCGGCCGCGGGCCGTCGTCGACGCCACCCACCCCTTCGCCGCGCAGATCACCGCCTCGGCGGCCACCGCGGCGGCCGCGCACGGGACCCCGCTCCTCCGGTTGCAGCGGCCCGGCTGGAGCCCCGGGCCGGACGACGACTGGCGGTACGTCGACTCGCTGGCCGCCGCTGCGGAGGCGGTCGCCGGCTTCGCGAGCGTCTTCCTCACCACCGGCCGGCAGGGCGTCGCCGCGTTCGCCGCGCTGCCCGGCCGGGTGTTGGTGCGCGCGGTCGACCCGCCGGACTCCCCGCTGCCCGCGGGCGCCACGCTGCTGCTGGACCGCGGTCCGTTCGGCGTCGCCGACGAGCTGGCGCTGATGCGCGAGCACGCGGTGGACGTCGTCGTCACCAAGGACTCCGGCGGTCACCTCACCGAGGCGAAGCTGACCGCCGCCCGCGAGCTGGGGCTGCCGGTGGTGCTGGTCCGCCGTCCGCCGCTGCCACCGGGGGTCGAGACGGTGGCGACCGTCGCCGACGCGCTGGCCTGGGTGCGGGCTCAGGCCGCCGGATGACGCGTGAAGGCCCAGGCGGTGACCCAGACGGTGCCGACGGTGAGCACCAACGCGCCGGGCACGTGCGCGCCCATGTTGCCGGCGTCGCCGACCGCGGCCTGGACGAAGCCGGCCACGAAGACGGCGGCGGACACGACCACCGGCCACCGCGCGCCCCCGGCGCGGGCGTGCAGCGCGGTGGCGACCACGAGCAGCAGCCCGACGACGTGCAGCGCGATCGCGCCGGCGGCGTGGCCGTCGCGGGCGCCGTGGTGGGCCAGCATCTGGCCGGCGGTCACGAACTGGACGAGCAGCACGACCACCGACAGCGCGGCGCCGGCCTGGACGGCGCGGATGGTGCCGGCGCTGCGGGTGGGCAGGGGAGCGGTCCGGGTCATCGTGGTCCCTCCGAGGGGGTCAACTGCTTGAGACTTCATGGAACCATCTCGACCGCCGGCGGGGAAGGGCCCGGCCGGCTGGTGCTCTTCGACCTCGACGGCACGCTGGTCGACTCGACGCCGGGCATCTGGGCCTCCATCCGGGTCGCCGCCACGGAGCTGGGCCTGCCCGCGCCGACGCCCGCCCAGCTGACGGCGATGGTCGGGCCGCCGCTCGAGGAGGGCTTCGCCGGCGCCCTCGGGCTGACCGGCGCGGACGTCGACCGGGCCGTGCTCGCCTACCGTGCGCACTACGCGGCCGGGGCGGTGCTCGACGCCACCGTCTACCCGGGCATCCCGCAGCTGCTGGCCGCCCTGCGCGCCGACGGAGCGGTGCTCGCCGTGGCGACGAGCAAGCCCGAGCCGTTCGCCGTCCGGGTGCTGGAGCACCTGGGGCTGCTCGCCGCCTTCGACAGCGTCCACGGCGCGACGATGGACGGCACGGTGCGGCACAAGGAACAGGTCGTCGCCGCCGCACTGGCCGCGCACCCGGACGGCGCGCGACCGGTGCTGATCGGCGACCGGCTGCACGACGTGCTGGGCGCCCGGGCGCACGGCCTGCCCTGCATCGGCGCCGGCTGGGGCCCCGCACCCGCCGGTGAGCTCGAGGCCGCGGGCGCGGTGGCCGTCGCGGCCACCCCGGCCGAGGTCCTGGCGGTGCTCGCCCGCACCTGACCGGACCCGGGAGGCAGCGCCCGGGCCCGCCCTGGTGACCGCCGGGGACGAGGACCGGCTGACGGTGCGGTCCGCCGTGCTGCCCGGACCGCGGCGGACTGTCGTACCCCCGGGGCACAGTGGTGCGCAGGGTGCCGTGGCAGGGGCGAGTCGCGAGGGAGAACGCAGTGATCGGTGAACGTCGGGCGACCGACCTCGACCAGCAGGACCTGGAGAGCGCGCTGCTGCGGGCCGCGGTGGGCGACTACGGGCTCGAGGCGGCGGTGCTGCTGCTGGTGAACTCGGGCACCTGGCTGCCGCAGCTGCAGGCGGCCGGGCTGGTGTCGATCGCGCTGGACGGCGACGCGGTCGACGGCGGCCCCTGGGCGGCCGTGCAGTGGGGCGACCTCGACGGTGCGCTGCGCGCGGGCCGGATCAGCGGCACCGGTGGGCAGCGCCGCCTGCTGCGCGCCGCGGCAGGCCTGGCCGAGGGGCAGCCGGTCGACCTGGCCGACCTCACCGCCGGCCTCGACCGGGGCGAGCTGGCCCTGCTGCTGGCCGCGCTGGCCCACGCCGCGGGCAGCCACGAGCACCATGACGTCGTCCGCGACGACGACGGGGTGCCGCACGACGGTGCCCTGCTGGGCCCGGTCGTAGCCTGGCCGTTGCGCGACTGACCGGGGCGACCGACGGGCACCACCGGTGGGCGTGACCCGGTCGGAGGGGTGAGCGACGCCCTTCCTGGGCACGATCATCAGATGACCAGCACGGCCGAGACACGGCTGCCCGACGCCCTGCAGCAGTTGCGTGACCGGGTCGCCGCTGCGCCGCTCGGCCTGGCCACCCAGAACCGGGACGAGGCCGCCCGCACCGCGCGCGCCGTGGTCGACCAGGTCGACGACTACCTGCTGCCCCGGCTGCGCGACCTGGACGCCCCGCTGCTCACCGTCGTCGGCGGCTCCACCGGTGCCGGCAAGTCCACGTTGGTCAACAGCGTCCTGCAGGCCCGGGTCACCACCCCCGGCGTGCTGCGGCCCACCACCCGGGCTCCGGTGCTGGTCTGCGCCCCGGCCGACCGCGCCGCCTTCGCCGGTGACCGGGTGCTGCCCGGCCTGGCCCGCACCACCGGCGGCGAGGCTGGCCCCGGCGGGCTGCAGCTGGTCGTGCACGACGGGCTGCCCGCGGGTCTGGCGCTCATCGACGCCCCCGACGTCGACTCCGTCGTGGAGGCCAACCGCGACCTGGCCGGCCAGCTGCTGGCCGCCGCCGACCTGTGGGTGTTCGTGACCACCGCGGCCCGCTACGCCGACGCCGTCCCGTGGGACCTGCTGCGCACGGCGCAGGAGCGCGGCACCGCGCTGGCCGTGGTGCTGGACCGGGTGCCGCCCGAGGCCGTGCGCGAGGTGGCCGACGACCTCGCCACCATGCTGACCAAGGCGCGGCTGTCCAGCGCCCGGCTGTTCGTGATCGAGGAGCGCCCGCTGGTCGACGGCTTCCTCCCCGACGACCAGGTGGCGCCGCTGCGCGCCTGGCTGCACGGGCTGGCTGCCGACGCCGAGCAGCGCGCCGCCGTCGTCCGGCAGACCCTCGCGGGTGCGCTGGAGAGCCTGGGCGACCGCGTCGACGTCGTCGTCGCCGGGGTGCGCGAGCAGGAGACCGCGGCGGAGGCGCTGTGGGCCGCGGCCGACGCCTCCTACGCCCGGGCGCGCGCCTCCATCGACGAGGCGGTCGGCAACGGCAGCCTGCTGCGCGGTGAGGTGCTGTCCCGCTGGCAGGAGTTCGTGGGCACCGGCGAGTGGATGCGCAGCCTGCAGGGCCAGGTGGGCCGGCTCCGCGACCGGCTGACCGCGGCGCTCACCGGCCGCCCGGCGCCGGCCGCGGACCTGGCCGGGGCGCTGGAGTCCGGTGTGGAGACGCTGCTGCGCGCCGAGGCAGACCGGGCCGCGGAGAAGACGGTCACCAGCTGGCGCTCGCTGCCCGGCGGCATCGACCTGCTCGACGGCCGGGAGACCGAGCTGGACGGCGTCTCGCCGTCCTTCGCCGGCGCCTCGGCCGACGAGGTGCGGGGCTGGCAGGGGTACGTGCTCGAGCTGGTGCGCGAGGAGGGCGCCGGCAAGCGGTCGCAGGCCCGGTTGCTGTCCTGGGGCGTGAACGGCGCCGGCGCGGTGGTCATGGTCGCCGTCTTCGCCTCCACCGCCGGGCTGTCCGGCATCGAGCTGGCCGTGGCCGGTGGCACGACCGCGGTCGGCCAGCGGGTGCTGGAGGCGGTGTTCGGCGATGCCGCGGTGCGGCAGCTGGCCGCCCGCGCCCGCGCCGACCTGGACGAGCGTGCCGCCCGGCTGCTGGCGGCCGAGCAGTCGCGCTTCGACCAGCTGCTCGACGACGCCGCGCCCGAGCCCGGCACCGACGACGAGCTGCGCGCCGCCGTGGCCGCGCTCGCCGCCGCCCGCAAGGCCTCCGCGTGAGGCTCGGGAAGCGGGAGCAGCTGTCCCTGACCGACCGGCTGGCCGCGCTGCGCGAGGCCGTCGAGGTCGCCGACGGCCGGCTGGAGGTGCCCGAGGTCGGCCAGGCCCGGACGCTGCTGGCCAAGGCCGGGGCCCGCGAGGCGCTCGGCGACGCCACCGTCGTCGCGCTCGCCGGGGCCACCGGCAGCGGCAAGTCCACGCTGTTCAACGCGCTGAGCGGTAGCGAGGTGAGCACCCCCGGCGTCCGCCGCCCGACCACCGGCATCGCGCACGCCAGCGTGTGGGGCGAGCACGGGTCCGACCGGCTGCTGGACTGGCTGCAGGTGCCGCGCCGCAACCGCGTCGAGTCCGGCGACCCGGCGCTCGACGGGCTGGTGCTGCTCGACCTGCCCGACCACGACAGCGTGCGGCTGGAGAACCGGCTGGAGGTCGACCGCCTCGTCGAGCTCGTCGACGTCCTGGTCTGGGTGCTCGACCCGCAGAAGTACGCCGACGCCGCCGTCCACTCCCGCTACCTGGCGCCGCTGGCCGGGCACTCCGGGGTGCTGGTCGTCGTCCTCAACCAGGTCGACCGGCTCGACGAGGCCGCGGCCCGCGCCTGCCTGGCCGACCTGCGCGGGCTGCTGGACCGCGAGGGGCTGGCGTCCACGACGCTGCTGGCCACCGCGGCCCGCACCGGCGCCGGGCTGCCCGAGCTCCGCGCCGAGCTGGCCCGCCGGGTCTCCGCGCGCCGGGCCGCCACCGACCGGCTCGCCGCCGACGCCCGGGCCGCCGCCGGTGCGCTCGCCGCGCACTGCGCGCCCGACGCCGGGGCCGACCGCAGCCGCGACGCCGACGAGCGCGACGGGCTGACCGCGGCGCTGGCCGACGCCGCCGGCGTGCCCGCGGTGGTCGGTGCTGTCGAGCGCTCGGCCCGCCGCCGGGGGACGGCGCACACCGGCTGGCCGGTGCTCCGCTGGACGTCGAAGCTGCGGGCCGACCCGCTGCGTCGGCTGCACCTGGGCAACGAGGACTCGCGCACGTCGCTGCCCCCGGCCGGCGCGGTGCAGCAGGCCGCGCTGGGTGCTGCCCTCCGCCGGGCCCGGGACGCCGCCGGGCAGGGGCTGCCGCAGGCGTGGCGCGACGAGCTGCGGCGCACCGCGGAGGTGTCGGAGGGCCGGCTGGCCGACGACCTCGACCGCGCCGTGGCCGGCACCGACCTCGGCCCGGACCGGACGCCGCTGTGGCAGCGCGCGGTCGGCGGGCTGCAGTGGGTGCTGATGGTCGTCGCGCTGGCCGGGGCGCTGTGGCTGCTCGGCCTGGTCGGGCTCGGGCTCTTGCAGCTGGACGACGTCGTGCCGCTGCCCCGGGTCGAGGGCATCCCGCTGCCCACGCTGCTGCTGGTCGGCGGCCTGCTGGCCGGGTTGCTGCTGGCGCTGGTGGCCCGGCCGCTGGTCGCGATGGGCGCGCGTCGCCGGGCCCGGCAGGTCAGACGCCGGTTGCTCGAGCGGGTCGGCGAGGTGGCCGACGCGCAGGTGGTCGAGCCGCTCAGCGAGGCCCGCGCCGACCACGGCCGGTTCTGCGCGGCGGTGACCCGGGCCGGCAGCTGACGGCTGAGGCCCGACCCGTCGGCCGGACCGGGGTGGTGGGGACGCTCGTGCTCTGCTGCCGTGACGTCAGCAGAGCACGAGCGCGCCGAGCAGCACCTGGTCGCGGCCCCGGAGCGTGCCGGCCGCGTCCCGTCGAGGGGTCGCGGGATCTCGTGCTCTGCTCACCACGGTGAGCAGAGCGCGAGGTCGGGCAGGGTGACCTGCCCGACCGGTCAGTGCGCCGACTGCGAGGCCCGCTCGGCGCGGGCGGGCTGCGGCGCCGGAGCGGCGTCGGCCACGGGGTGGCGGGCGTGCAACACCAGCCCGGCCACGGCCAGCAGCGCCAGCACGATGACCCCGGCGCCGTAGACCTGCGCGGTCCGCTCCAGCCCGATGTGCCCGGCGGCGATGCCCGCGGCGATCGCCGGCAGGCTGAACCCCAGGTAGCTGGCGGTGAAGACCGCGGCCAGCAGCCCGGCCCGGGCACCCGGCGCGACCCCGCGGGTGACGGTGGACATCGCGCCGAGGAAGGCGCTGCCGAAGCCGAGACCGGACACCACGGCGGCGACGAAGAACAGCGCCAGCGAGCCGGTCGCCAGGGCGGTGATCGTGCCGGCGACCCCACCGGCGAACACCAGCGCGCCGACGACCATCGCCCGGGCCGGGGCCACGCCGCGCATGCCGAGCGAGCCGACCAGACCGGTGCCGTTGAGGGCCAGCACGACCAGGCTGCCGACCAGGTGGTCCTGCACGCCGTAGACGCCGGAGACCAGCGACGGCCCGAGCGAGGCGTACAGCCCACCGAGCGCCCACGTGGCGATGAGGCAGGGCAGCACGACGACGAACGCCCGGCGCTGGGCCGGCGGCACGTGCACGCTGGGCCGCAGCGAGGCCAGCGCCCCCGGCGTCCGGGGGGAGGTCTCGGGCAGGAACACCAGCACGCCGACCGCGGCGACCAGGCACAGCACGGTGAGGGCGCCGAACACCCAGTCCGTCGGCGCGGGCAGCCACTCGACGGCCATGCCGGCGCCGACCGCGCCCAGCGACAGCCCGAAGCCCGGGGCGGCGGAGTTCACCAGCGGGCCCAGCGGCTTCTCCGCCCGCTGCAGGTCCAGCAGTGCGGCCCCGAACGCGCCGGTCATCGCGCCGGTCGCCAGCCCCTGCACGACCCGGGCGGCCAGCAGCCAGCCCACGCCGTCGGCGGCGAGGAACAGCACCATCGACACCGCCTCCAGCACCAGCGCCCCGGCGAGCACCGGCCGGCGGCCGACGTGGTCGGAGAGACCGCCCACCACCAGCAGGGACACCAGCAGGGCCAGCGCGTAGACGGCGAAGACGACGGTGATCACGCCCGAGCCGAAGCCGAACTGCTCGGCGTAGACCCGGTAGAGCGGCGAGGGCACCCCGGACGCGGCGAGCACGAGGACCAGCAGGACGGTGACCGTCCAGAAGGCAGCAGGACGGCCGAGCTGTCGACGGGGCACGACCCGGTGCAAGCCGCAACGGACCCCCGGTGTTCCCCGGGGAGGCCATGTCGGCGGACACGGCCCCCGGAGGCCTCAGCCGGGGTAGCGGCGGGAGGTGAAGACCCGGCCGGCGGCGGTGACCTGGGTCTGCGTGGAGCCGATGAGCACCAGGCAGCGCATGTCGACCGTCTCGGGGTCGAGCTCGCCGAGGGTGGTGACGGTGACCGTCTCCTCCGGGCCGCCGACGTCCCGGCCGACGACCACCACCGTCTCCGGCTTCCGCACCTCGAGCAGGGCCTGCAGCGCCTCGCCCAGCTGGTGCGGCCGGGCCTTGGACCGCGGGTTGTACAGCGCCAGGACCAGGTCCGCCGACGCGGCAGCCCGCAGCCGGTCCAGGACGACGTCCCAGGGCTTGAGGACGTCGGACAGCGAGATGACCGCGAAGTCGTGGCCGAGCGGCGCCCCGACCCGGGAGGCGACCGCCTGCGCCGCGGTCAGCCCGGGCAGCACCCGCACCTCGACGTCGGCGTACTCGGGCTGGGCGGCCACCTCGAGCACGGCCGCGGCCATCGCGAAGACGCCCGGGTCGCCGCTGGAGACCACCGCCACCCGCC belongs to Modestobacter sp. L9-4 and includes:
- a CDS encoding cobalt-precorrin-6A reductase, encoding MTGQVVVLGGTGEARALAAALLAEGVDVLSSLAGRTADPVLPEGPVRVGGFGGAEGLAAWLAEHRPRAVVDATHPFAAQITASAATAAAAHGTPLLRLQRPGWSPGPDDDWRYVDSLAAAAEAVAGFASVFLTTGRQGVAAFAALPGRVLVRAVDPPDSPLPAGATLLLDRGPFGVADELALMREHAVDVVVTKDSGGHLTEAKLTAARELGLPVVLVRRPPLPPGVETVATVADALAWVRAQAAG
- a CDS encoding HAD hydrolase-like protein, with translation MRLHGTISTAGGEGPGRLVLFDLDGTLVDSTPGIWASIRVAATELGLPAPTPAQLTAMVGPPLEEGFAGALGLTGADVDRAVLAYRAHYAAGAVLDATVYPGIPQLLAALRADGAVLAVATSKPEPFAVRVLEHLGLLAAFDSVHGATMDGTVRHKEQVVAAALAAHPDGARPVLIGDRLHDVLGARAHGLPCIGAGWGPAPAGELEAAGAVAVAATPAEVLAVLART
- a CDS encoding GTPase domain-containing protein; translation: MTSTAETRLPDALQQLRDRVAAAPLGLATQNRDEAARTARAVVDQVDDYLLPRLRDLDAPLLTVVGGSTGAGKSTLVNSVLQARVTTPGVLRPTTRAPVLVCAPADRAAFAGDRVLPGLARTTGGEAGPGGLQLVVHDGLPAGLALIDAPDVDSVVEANRDLAGQLLAAADLWVFVTTAARYADAVPWDLLRTAQERGTALAVVLDRVPPEAVREVADDLATMLTKARLSSARLFVIEERPLVDGFLPDDQVAPLRAWLHGLAADAEQRAAVVRQTLAGALESLGDRVDVVVAGVREQETAAEALWAAADASYARARASIDEAVGNGSLLRGEVLSRWQEFVGTGEWMRSLQGQVGRLRDRLTAALTGRPAPAADLAGALESGVETLLRAEADRAAEKTVTSWRSLPGGIDLLDGRETELDGVSPSFAGASADEVRGWQGYVLELVREEGAGKRSQARLLSWGVNGAGAVVMVAVFASTAGLSGIELAVAGGTTAVGQRVLEAVFGDAAVRQLAARARADLDERAARLLAAEQSRFDQLLDDAAPEPGTDDELRAAVAALAAARKASA
- a CDS encoding YfjP family GTPase, with translation MRLGKREQLSLTDRLAALREAVEVADGRLEVPEVGQARTLLAKAGAREALGDATVVALAGATGSGKSTLFNALSGSEVSTPGVRRPTTGIAHASVWGEHGSDRLLDWLQVPRRNRVESGDPALDGLVLLDLPDHDSVRLENRLEVDRLVELVDVLVWVLDPQKYADAAVHSRYLAPLAGHSGVLVVVLNQVDRLDEAAARACLADLRGLLDREGLASTTLLATAARTGAGLPELRAELARRVSARRAATDRLAADARAAAGALAAHCAPDAGADRSRDADERDGLTAALADAAGVPAVVGAVERSARRRGTAHTGWPVLRWTSKLRADPLRRLHLGNEDSRTSLPPAGAVQQAALGAALRRARDAAGQGLPQAWRDELRRTAEVSEGRLADDLDRAVAGTDLGPDRTPLWQRAVGGLQWVLMVVALAGALWLLGLVGLGLLQLDDVVPLPRVEGIPLPTLLLVGGLLAGLLLALVARPLVAMGARRRARQVRRRLLERVGEVADAQVVEPLSEARADHGRFCAAVTRAGS
- a CDS encoding MFS transporter, which translates into the protein MPRRQLGRPAAFWTVTVLLVLVLAASGVPSPLYRVYAEQFGFGSGVITVVFAVYALALLVSLLVVGGLSDHVGRRPVLAGALVLEAVSMVLFLAADGVGWLLAARVVQGLATGAMTGAFGAALLDLQRAEKPLGPLVNSAAPGFGLSLGAVGAGMAVEWLPAPTDWVFGALTVLCLVAAVGVLVFLPETSPRTPGALASLRPSVHVPPAQRRAFVVVLPCLIATWALGGLYASLGPSLVSGVYGVQDHLVGSLVVLALNGTGLVGSLGMRGVAPARAMVVGALVFAGGVAGTITALATGSLALFFVAAVVSGLGFGSAFLGAMSTVTRGVAPGARAGLLAAVFTASYLGFSLPAIAAGIAAGHIGLERTAQVYGAGVIVLALLAVAGLVLHARHPVADAAPAPQPARAERASQSAH